The following coding sequences are from one Musa acuminata AAA Group cultivar baxijiao chromosome BXJ1-6, Cavendish_Baxijiao_AAA, whole genome shotgun sequence window:
- the LOC135675767 gene encoding alternative NAD(P)H-ubiquinone oxidoreductase C1, chloroplastic/mitochondrial-like, producing MNHSVGSHCAVFVGGPSMAAPRPSVRLSSNPDCSRPSNGLRSHAGRLVNCSRRYAGTLAIFMGPQLGHFSGTLSGRTSGDKFIGHTSGGETAFTSYAWSDKQRPRICILGGGFGGLYTALRLESLVWTDDKKPQVVLVDQSDRFVFKPMLYELLSGEVDAWEVAPLFTDLLKNTNIEFIKDRVKLLDPSDHLTKEPGSTCSGGTVHLESGIIIEYDWLVLALGAEAKLDVVPGSAEYALPFSTLEDACRVDKKLKVLERERFGKDSSPIRVAIVGCGYSGVELAATISERLQNNGIVQAINVETTICPNAPSGNREAALKVLQSRNVQLFLGYFVSCIKKISGSEDSAKVIGIEEEMGTDTATCGKKIILELQPAQRGLQSQVLEADLVLWTVGSKPLLPQVDPSDYYNMIPLNGRGQAETDETLRVRGHPRIFAIGDSSALRDSSGRILPATAQVAFQQADFAGWNLWAAINDRPLLPFRFQNLGEMMTLGMSDAAITPSFIEGLTLEGPVGHAARKIAYLFRLPTDEHRLKVGMSWLAKSAVDSVALFQTTITKVITGS from the exons ATGAACCACTCTGTCGGCTCTCACTGCGCGGTCTTCGTCGGGGGTCCGTCCATGGCCGCGCCCCGACCAAGTGTTCGGCTTTCTAGCAACCCGGATTGCTCAAGACCCTCCAATG GGCTGAGGAGCCATGCGGGGAGACTAGTAAATTGTTCAAGAAGATATGCTGGCACTTTGGCAATCTTCATGGGGCCTCAGTTGGGGCACTTCAGCGGTACTTTGTCGGGCAGGACTAGTGGAGACAAATTTATCGGACACACGTCAGGAGGTGAAACAGCATTTACATCGTATGCATGGTCAGACAAACAG AGGCCAAGAATTTGTATCTTAGGTGGTGGATTTGGGGGCTTATACACAGCTCTAAGGTTGGAATCTCTTGTATGGACTGATGACAAGAAGCCTCAG GTTGTTCTCGTTGACCAGTCTGATCGATTTGTTTTCAAACCGATGCTGTATGAACTACTGTCAGGAG AAGTAGATGCATGGGAAGTAGCACCTTTATTTACAGACTTGCTGAAGAACACAAACATTGAATTTATCAAGGATAGAGTAAAGCTTTTAGACCCTTCTGATCACTTAACAAAGGAACCTGGAAGTACATGCTCTGGAGGAACTGTTCATCTTGAAAGTGGAATCATCATAGAATATGATTG GCTGGTCCTAGCTTTAGGAGCTGAAGCTAAACTGGATGTCGTTCCTGGATCTGCTGAATATGCCTTGCCTTTCTCAACCTTGGAGGATGCTTGT AGAGTCGACAAAAAATTGAAGGTTTTGGAGAGAGAGAGGTTCGGGAAGGATTCCTCTCCCATTCGTGTGGCTATTGTTGGCTGTGGCTACTCAGGGGTGGAGTTAGCTGCTACTATCTCTGAAAGATTACAGAATAATGGGATAGTTCAAGCAATCAATGTTGAAACTACTATATGTCCTAATGCCCCATCTGGAAATAGAGAGGCTGCACTTAAA GTTCTTCAATCTCGGAACGTTCAGCTGTTCTTGGGATATTTCGTCAGCTGCATAAAGAAGATTTCAGGTTCTGAAGATTCGGCCAAGGTGATTGGGATTGAAGAAGAAATGGGTACTGATACTGCAACGTGtggaaagaaaataattttggaaCTTCAACCTGCACAAAGGGGCCTTCAGAGTCAAGTTCTTGAAGCTGATTTGGTGTTATGGACAGTAGGATCTAAGCCTCTGCTTCCTCAGGTGGATCCATCAGATTATTATAACATGATTCCACTGAATGGTAGAGGGCAAGCTGAGACAGATGAAACTCTCCGCGTAAGAGGACATCCAAGAATATTTGCAATTGGTGATTCATCGGCTCTGAGAGATTCCTCTGGCAGGATACTCCCTGCAACTGCACAA GTTGCTTTTCAGCAAGCAGATTTTGCTGGTTGGAATCTTTGGGCGGCAATCAATGACCGACCTCTATTACCCTTCAG GTTCCAAAATCTTGGTGAGATGATGACTCTCGGAATGAGTGATGCTGCCATCACACCCAGTTTCATCGAGGGACTCACCTTGGAGGGTCCCGTTGGGCATGCTG CGAGGAAGATAGCATACCTGTTCAGATTGCCCACGGACGAACACCGGCTCAAGGTAGGCATGAGTTGGCTTGCCAAGTCTGCTGTTGATTCGGTTGCTTTGTTCCAGACCACCATTACCAAAGTCATTACAGGTTCATAG
- the LOC103986929 gene encoding tuliposide A-converting enzyme 1, chloroplastic-like, which translates to MDADAEVVLDAPPFVRIFKSGRVERLLGNEVLPAGLDPATGVVSKDVLIDPATNLVARLYLPDLAGSPPDRKLPVLVYYHGGGFVIETAFSPTYHNYLNSLVAAAGVVAVSVDYRRAPEHPLPAAYDDSWAALQWVASRPPAEEWLAERGDLGRVFLAGDSAGANIVHQVALRVAAEGLGGAATIKGLLLIHPYFWGAEPLGSESRDPETRAGPEKIWTLVCPGTVGPDDPRLNPLAEGATSMAGLPCRRVLVMVAEEDILRERGRAYYEALERSGWEGEARLMEAEGEQHVFHIRDPKSAKAVSMMQTVVSFLTSD; encoded by the coding sequence ATGGACGCCGATGCCGAAGTCGTGCTCGATGCGCCACCTTTCGTTCGCATCTTCAAGAGCGGCCGCGTCGAACGCCTCCTCGGCAACGAAGTACTCCCCGCAGGGCTCGACCCCGCCACCGGCGTCGTCTCCAAGGACGTCCTCATCGACCCGGCCACCAACCTGGTGGCCCGCCTCTACCTCCCGGACCTCGCCGGTAGCCCACCGGACAGGAAACTCCCAGTCCTTGTCTACTACCATGGCGGTGGCTTCGTCATCGAGACCGCCTTCTCCCCGACGTACCACAACTACCTCAACTCCCTCGTGGCCGCGGCCGGCGTGGTGGCCGTGTCCGTGGACTACCGCCGCGCGCCGGAGCACCCTCTCCCGGCCGCGTACGACGACTCGTGGGCGGCACTCCAGTGGGTTGCGTCGCGGCCTCCGGCGGAGGAGTGGCTCGCGGAGCGCGGGGACCTGGGGCGGGTGTTCCTGGCAGGGGACAGCGCGGGCGCCAACATCGTGCATCAGGTGGCGCTGCGGGTGGCGGCGGAGGGGTTGGGCGGTGCAGCCACGATCAAGGGGCTGCTGCTGATCCACCCGTACTTCTGGGGGGCGGAGCCGCTGGGGTCGGAAAGCCGGGATCCGGAGACGAGGGCGGGGCCGGAGAAAATCTGGACGTTGGTGTGCCCGGGAACGGTGGGGCCGGACGACCCGCGGCTGAACCCGCTGGCGGAGGGGGCAACGAGCATGGCGGGGCTGCCGTGCCGGCGGGTGCTGGTGATGGTGGCGGAGGAGGACATACTGCGGGAGAGGGGGCGGGCGTACTACGAGGCGCTGGAGCGGAGCGGGTGGGAAGGGGAGGCGCGGCTGATGGAGGCGGAGGGGGAGCAGCATGTGTTCCATATCCGTGATCCCAAGAGCGCGAAAGCGGTGAGCATGATGCAGACCGTGGTTTCTTTCCTCACTTCCGATTGA
- the LOC103986930 gene encoding HMG-Y-related protein A gives MAAADEEASKTYPEMITEAIEALNDKNGSNKSAISKYMESKYGELPPAHSSLLTAHLARMKESGELLFVKNNYIRPGADAPPKRGRGRPPKPKPALPPVADLPSPRPRGRPPKPKDPLAAAVAKATAGLPRPRGRPPKVARPAVSVTAAPAAAAAAAGGVVKRGRGRPPKVKPSLVTEAA, from the exons ATGGCTGCTGCCGATGAGGAAGCTAGCAAAACATACCCTGAG ATGATAACGGAGGCGATCGAGGCGTTGAACGACAAGAACGGGTCGAACAAGTCGGCCATCTCGAAGTACATGGAGTCAAAGTACGGGGAGCTGCCGCCGGCCCACTCGTCGCTGCTCACGGCGCACCTGGCCCGCATGAAGGAGAGCGGCGAGCTGCTGTTCGTCAAGAACAACTACATCAGGCCCGGTGCCGACGCGCCCCCGAAGCGTGGCCGCGGCCGGCCGCCGAAGCCTAAGCCGGCGCTGCCACCCGTCGCCGACCTCCCCTCGCCCCGACCCCGCGGGCGGCCCCCCAAGCCTAAAGATCCCCTCGCCGCGGCCGTCGCCAAGGCCACGGCCGGGCTCCCCCGGCCCCGCGGCCGGCCGCCGAAGGTTGCACGGCCTGCTGTGTCAGTGactgccgctcccgctgccgccgccgctgcagCCGGTGGTGTAGTCAAGAGAGGCCGGGGTCGGCCTCCCAAGGTGAAGCCTTCGCTAGTGACGGAGGCGGCATGA